Proteins from one Impatiens glandulifera chromosome 2, dImpGla2.1, whole genome shotgun sequence genomic window:
- the LOC124926285 gene encoding probable methyltransferase PMT28: protein MAFDKFGRQVKRSYYSYGFCVKVTFVAIFGLCFVFIWSVFSSSSSSVISQRSTFDDIAEPAASNGKFTNTRILPHKDTGKDRQNTGINAHKPDLEVKGKINVSTSIPAGENHSGNEKKIEFPKDVMEIKNGSAGSETVEVEKNENQQKDDNNKEEEEEDGSDKDVKADEELDGDGDVNGDGEPVAIESVDQEEEEEEDDESKTKLNKKKKKLGPLFDQRAHYTWKLCNTRSKHNYIPCIDIESSSGKLQIYRHHERSCPKSSPPMCLVPLPRQGYNTPVSWPESKSKIVYKNVEHPKLTDFIKKHKWMILSSGEEYLTFPQDQFELKGGIQHYLESIEEMVPDIEWGKNIRLVLDIGCTDSSFTSSLLDKDVFTLTLGLKDDLVDLAQVALERGFPAIVSPFGNRKLPFPSGVFDAIHCGECEILWHSNGGKLLLEMNRILRPAGYFILSTRHDGIEEDKGMSSLTASISWNILAHKADEDSELGVKIYQKPVSNDIYELRRKKIPLMCKENDNPDVVWYKPLQNCLHVLPSAIEERGTEWPEEWPKRLETFPEWTNNKDKLIADSEHWKAIVNNSYITGLGIDWLKVRNVMDMKAINGGFAAALSKRNVWVMNVVPVHAPDTLPIIFERGLVGIYHDWCESFGSYPRSYDLLHADHLFSRLKNRCKQPVAIVVEMDRILRPGGWLILRDKVEILTPLEGILRSLHWEIHTTYHQDKEGIVCAQKTVWRP from the exons ATGGCATTCGACAAATTCGGTCGTCAAGTGAAGCGATCTTATTATTCATATGGATTCTGCGTAAAGGTGACGTTCGTAGCCATTTTTGGTCTCTGTTTCGTTTTCATTTGGTCTGTattttcctcttcttcttcttccgtaATCTCTCAGAGAAGCACTTTCGATGATATTGCTGAACCTGCAGCTTCGAATGGAAAATTTACTAATACGCGGATTCTTCCTCACAAAGACACGGGAAAGGATCGTCAGAACACTGGAATCAATGCTCATAAACCAGATCTGGAGGTTAAAGGCAAGATTAATGTCTCTACATCTATTCCAGCTGGTGAGAATCACTCCGGAAATGAAAAGAAGATCGAATTTCCAAAGGATGTTATGGAAATTAAGAACGGATCTGCTGGATCTGAGACAGTTGAAGTAGAAAAGAACGAGAATCAGCAAAAGGACGACAacaacaaagaagaagaagaagaagatggaagtGATAAGGACGTGAAAGCGGATGAGGAACTGGATGGAGATGGCGATGTCAATGGCGATGGTGAACCAGTAGCGATAGAAAGTGttgatcaagaagaagaagaagaagaagatgatgaatcAAAAACTAAAttgaataagaagaagaagaaattgggTCCATTATTTGATCAAAGAGCTCATTACACATGGAAATTGTGCAATACAAGAAGTAAACACAATTACATTCCTTGCATTGATATAGAAAGTTCATCTGGGAAATTGCAGATTTATCGACATCATGAGAGGAGTTGCCCTAAATCATCTCCTCCAATGTGTCTTGTTCCTCTTCCCCGTCAAGGATATAACACTCCTGTAAGCTGGCCGGAGAGCAAATCCAAg ATAGTATATAAGAATGTAGAACATCCAAAGTTAACAGACTTCATAAAGAAACATAAATGGATGATTCTATCATCTGGAGAAGAATATCTCACTTTTCCTCAGGATCAATTTGAATTAAAGGGTGGCATTCAACACTATCTTGAATCAATTGAAGAG aTGGTGCCAGATATTGAATGGGGGAAGAATATTCGTTTAGTGTTGGATATTGGATGTACAGATTCAAGTTTTACTTCTTCGTTGCTTGATAAAGATGTCTTCACACTTACTCTAGGATTAAAAGATGATCTTGTGGATCTAGCTCAGGTAGCTCTTGAACGTGGTTTTCCTGCAATTGTCAGCCCGTTTGGAAATAGGAAACTTCCTTTCCCTAGCGGTGTATTCGACGCCATTCACTGTGGTGAATGCGAAATACTCTGGCATTCTAATG GAGGGAAACTGCTTTTGGAGATGAACAGGATTTTGCGTCCTGCTGGCTACTTTATTTTGTCAACTCGACACGATGgtattgaagaagataaag GTATGTCCTCATTGACAGCATCAATATCATGGAATATCCTGGCACATAAAGCTGATGAAGATAGTGAACTTGGTGTCAAAATCTATCAGAAACCAGTCTCTAATGATATATATGAGCTCAGACGAAAGAAAATTCCTCTTATGTGCAAGGAAAATGATAACCCAGATGTTGTTTG GTATAAGCCTTTACAAAACTGTTTACATGTTCTTCCTTCTGCAATTGAAGAAAGGGGTACAGAGTGGCCAGAAGAATGGCCGAAAAGGCTGGAAACTTTCCCAGAATGGACAAACAACAAAGATAAACTGATTGCAGATAGCGAGCACTGGAAAGCTATAGTCAATAATTCCTATATAACCGGATTAGGCATAGACTGGTTAAAAGTTCGAAATGTAATGGACATGAAAGCCATTAATGGAGG ATTCGCTGCTGCTTTGTCAAAACGGAATGTATGGGTTATGAACGTGGTCCCTGTTCATGCACCCGACACCCTTCCCATAATATTTGAACGCGGTCTTGTTGGTATATACCATGATTGGTGTGAGTCTTTTGGTTCTTATCCAAGGTCATATGATCTTTTGCACGCAGATCATCTCTTCTCCAGGCTCAAGAACAG